In Haliotis asinina isolate JCU_RB_2024 chromosome 11, JCU_Hal_asi_v2, whole genome shotgun sequence, the genomic stretch CAAGACCTTTAAGGAGTCATACCAGCTCAAAGAACACATGAACACCCACCTCATAGAAAGGCCTTACCGATGTCATCTATGTGGGAAGTGTCTCTCGGCCAAGAAAACCCTGAAGAGCCACATAGCTAATCATACAGGTAACAAGAATCATTGCTGTACTGTTTGTGAAAAGACCTTCTTCTACGCTGGCGCGCTGAAGGAGCATATGGCTGTACACAATGCAGAGAAGACACATATGTGCGAAATTTGTGGGAAATGCTTCGCAAAGAAGTCTGCTCTGGGACATCACCAAATGGTTCACACAGATGTCCGTCCATTCAGGTGTGAGATGTGTGACAAGATGTTCCGCCTGGCATGTGACCTCAAAGTACACATGAGGTACCACAGAGGGGAACAGCCTTTTGAGTGTGAGCAGTGCGGGAAGACGTTCTACCGGGCTCAGTATTTGaaaaagcatttgcttgtccaTGAAAAGAAGAGGCAGATATCCATACAGCATGAGACTCTTGTGAAGTCTGCTAATTCAGACAATGGCTATACGCAAAAAGGTTCTTCAGATGATCTGTTAAAGCAGGAGGTTGAGAATACTGACATTGATCCTGAAGAAGGCAATGAGGGGGACTGTGTTGAGTGTGACAGAGATGACTTTACTGACTATCCTCAAAGTGAAGATACTCATCCTGAAAGCCAGCAAGACAAGGATGATCCTGACAGGTTTGTATTTCTGATGACGGAAGCTCCTTTACAACCAGTTGATGGTGATGCTGGTGAGGTTGAAGTAGGGCAGGATATCAAAGACACTGTTACGGTCTCTGCAGGTGACTCATCTGACGAAGGAACATACCATGAAGCCTTGAACATGGTTGAACTTTCTGATTCTGGAAAGTCTCTGTCCAAGCACAATATCATTCAGGAGTTTGTTCAGAATGTGAGCTGTCCGTATAGTGGTGAAGAAATACAATCACACTGCAGAGATACAACTCTGCAGGAGAGTCAACATAAAACAGTGTCAGACATCCTTGTACCAAGTAATTCTGATACAGTATTTACCACTGCAACCGAAAATCACAAAACTGTGTCAAACGTGCCAAGTGATTTGGACACATTAGTGATCAATACAGCCAAATATCAACCCAAATCTTTGCCAAATATGCACGTGTCACATGATTTGGACACATTGGTGATCCCTACAGTCCAAAACCACATACCTACAGCAGAACTTTCAAAGCTGGATGATTCAGACTCCAAGTTGATGACAGAATCTCATCCAAGTCAGTGTACCCCTGAAATCGAGAGGCAGGAGGAAAAATCTCATGTTTGCGATACATGTAGCAAAGGCGTTGGTCCTCATGATTTAAAAGTTCACAAGTGTGAAAGATGTGACAGATCTATTGAGCCTCTTATTGAAGATGTTGGGTTGCAAGATGACGAAAGACTGATGAAAAAAGATGATGACAAAAAACTGACAAGTCTGGAAGTGATGAATGAAATTATTGAAAGAACTGACAGTAATAATGATGACAAAAGTGCCCAAATAAACAGTgacaagtctggatcagatatcAGGAAGGAGAACCAAAACAAGAAGGAACAGATTATGTGCAGTGTTTGTGGAAAAATGTTTCGGTTTCCTGTCCATTTGAAGAAGCACATGATTGCCCACACAGAGAATAGACCGTTTCAGTGCCCTGATTGTGATAAGAGTTTCAAAACCTCAATGGCATTGAATTTACACAGTCGTgtccacacaaaacaaaaaccataTGCTTGTAATATTTGTGGAATCTGCTTTGCCCAGAAGAGTACCCGGAATGTACATAAGAACACAGTCCACCTCGGCCTACGACCTTTCAAATGTAACATCTGTGACAAGACATATGGTCGTCGGAGTCACCTGATCGAACATCAGCAATCACATGTTGGGTTAGGTCCTTCACATAAATCTTCTTATTGTAAAATTTGTGAAAAGTCAATCAGCAATCATGCCATGAAGGAGCATATGAGAAAACATTCTGGAGAACGACctcttaaatgtcatttttgcgATAAGACGTTTGCCTGGGCAAGAGCACTGAGACGGCACATAAAAACCCATTCTGTTGAGAGACCATTCAAGTGTGAGAAATGTGGAAAAGGTTTTGCTGTTGCTTCATACCTCAAGGTCCACATGGTGTCTCATACTGAGAAGAAGTTTGCATGTGAAGTGTGTGGGAAGGCGTTCCACACTCAGTCAGTGTTGCAGATGCATCGTCATGTTCACAATCCAGACGAAAAGCTTCAGTTTCAGTGCGATCATTGTGTGAAAAGTTTCCATTCTGCAAGCGCCTTACGAACACATATGGATGTTCATACCGCTGAAAAGATTTACCAGTGCCAAATATGTGGAAAGAGTTATTCGCGGATATCGGTTCTCAAGAAACACATTAAAAGCCATTCAGAAACTCCTGTCGAAAAAACAATCAAATGCCCTGATTGCAACAAATTGTTTGCCAGCACTTTCAGATTAAAGGAACACAGTAGAACCCACACAGGAGAACGGCCATACACCTGTGCAATTTGTCACAAAAAATACGCTTCAAAGAAAGGACTTAAATCTCACATGTCCAATCACACTGGAGTCAAACCTTACAGTTGCTCAGTCTGTGGGAAATGTTTCTCACGTGTAGGAGAATTAAGTCAGCATGAAGTTATCCATGGAGAGAAATCTTTCTCTTGTAATGTTTGTGGGAAACGTTTTCTCCGTGACTTTAATCTGAAAgagcacatgtacacacacaaagGTGGGAGAGAAAAGACGATTCCGTGTGAGGTTTGTGGGAAGAAATTTGCCAAGAAATGTATGTTGAAGCGTCATATGATATTTCACACCGAGGACAGACCTTTTGAGTGCATGTCTTGTGGTAAGAGGTTCTTCTTGCTGGGACATCTAAAGTCTCATGTCAGAACTCACACAGGAGAATCTCCATACAAGTGTAGTTAttgtgacaaaacattcaagtcTCATCATGGCTGCAAGAAGCATATCAAATCTCAACATGGAGAATATGTTATACCTGATTATCCTATCAAGGATGTGTACTTAACATTCAGTAACATGTAGTGAAGTGGTTAGAATTAGGGATGCCACAaaacattgatacatcaatgcatGGATGCTTTTTCTAACATGATGCAATTATCGGTACATTCAAACTAGTGCTATTTAGTTTTGAAAGtgttgtttgaaatatgtttatgtatcgTTTACATTTTACAATTGTATCATGTCTGTCGATGTTATGAGAATTaaaaatgattatttttcacGCATCATATGGGATATTAGAACTTGTCAATGTCTGGGAATATAAAATGTTGATCTTTTCATGGGCCgccataaaatatgaaatattaatgttcaaaatgtaagTAAAGTTAGGCGGTAAGTATAGGAAAAAACATGCCTCCGAGGTTTTTGTAGACAATTTTAAACCAAAAGGGGAGGGAAATCTCGACCccaatggttttacattgtctaaaAAAACGAGAAGTGttttctgtaacatatatacgGTCAATGATGGTTAATTATagtgtagatgatcatttaattaAGCTACATAGGAATAACTGAAGCGTGcgcataaaatcaatttaatgaccgTAACAATAAGTAGATAGACTTTCAACCTTACAAAATTGTGCTCTCCGTCTCATAGTTGGTGCTCTGAAAACCACGCCAGTTGGGTCACTTGAGATAGAAGCAAACATCCCTCCACTTCAGATCCATTCGGAATCAGTTATC encodes the following:
- the LOC137256065 gene encoding zinc finger protein 184-like, which translates into the protein MRIGKRGDQTHPIQDRTEKSVTAQKGNQRQTRTDSATVSMKNESRTCEFCFETFTGETEFESHMLLHLPFGDRPFRCEICGKTFKESYQLKEHMNTHLIERPYRCHLCGKCLSAKKTLKSHIANHTGNKNHCCTVCEKTFFYAGALKEHMAVHNAEKTHMCEICGKCFAKKSALGHHQMVHTDVRPFRCEMCDKMFRLACDLKVHMRYHRGEQPFECEQCGKTFYRAQYLKKHLLVHEKKRQISIQHETLVKSANSDNGYTQKGSSDDLLKQEVENTDIDPEEGNEGDCVECDRDDFTDYPQSEDTHPESQQDKDDPDRFVFLMTEAPLQPVDGDAGEVEVGQDIKDTVTVSAGDSSDEGTYHEALNMVELSDSGKSLSKHNIIQEFVQNVSCPYSGEEIQSHCRDTTLQESQHKTVSDILVPSNSDTVFTTATENHKTVSNVPSDLDTLVINTAKYQPKSLPNMHVSHDLDTLVIPTVQNHIPTAELSKLDDSDSKLMTESHPSQCTPEIERQEEKSHVCDTCSKGVGPHDLKVHKCERCDRSIEPLIEDVGLQDDERLMKKDDDKKLTSLEVMNEIIERTDSNNDDKSAQINSDKSGSDIRKENQNKKEQIMCSVCGKMFRFPVHLKKHMIAHTENRPFQCPDCDKSFKTSMALNLHSRVHTKQKPYACNICGICFAQKSTRNVHKNTVHLGLRPFKCNICDKTYGRRSHLIEHQQSHVGLGPSHKSSYCKICEKSISNHAMKEHMRKHSGERPLKCHFCDKTFAWARALRRHIKTHSVERPFKCEKCGKGFAVASYLKVHMVSHTEKKFACEVCGKAFHTQSVLQMHRHVHNPDEKLQFQCDHCVKSFHSASALRTHMDVHTAEKIYQCQICGKSYSRISVLKKHIKSHSETPVEKTIKCPDCNKLFASTFRLKEHSRTHTGERPYTCAICHKKYASKKGLKSHMSNHTGVKPYSCSVCGKCFSRVGELSQHEVIHGEKSFSCNVCGKRFLRDFNLKEHMYTHKGGREKTIPCEVCGKKFAKKCMLKRHMIFHTEDRPFECMSCGKRFFLLGHLKSHVRTHTGESPYKCSYCDKTFKSHHGCKKHIKSQHGEYVIPDYPIKDVYLTFSNM